The DNA segment GGCCTCGGCCGGCCCGCCGAGAACCAGAGCGGCCTCGGCCGCTTCGGCCGCGACGCGCTCTCCCGTACGAACGTCAAGGTCGTCGTCATCGACCTCGGCATCAACGACATCCTGCGCAACCCGAAGCTCGCCGACCCCGACCGGATCACCGGCGGCCTGCGCACCCTGGTCCGCCAGGCGCACGCCCGCGGGCTGAAGGTCGTCGGCACCACGCTCATGCCCTTCCGGGGCCACCGCGGCTGGACCCCCGCCCGGGACGCGGTGCGCGAGCGGATCAACGCGGAGATCCGGGGCGGTGGCGTGTACGACGCCGTCGTCGACTTCGACCGGGCCCTGCGGGACCCCTACGACCCCCGGCAGCTGCGTCCGGACTACGACTCCGGCGACCACCTGCACCCCAGCGACCCGGGCTTCCGGAAGATGGGCGAGACCTTCGACCTGCGGATCCTGACGGGCGCGGGGCAGGCACAGCTGTAGCTGCAGGGCCGCCGCCTGACGGATCCTGCCCGGGGTCGCGGGGCGCGGCGTCCTGTCACGGGGCCGGGCGCCCACCGGTACCGTCACGAGGCCGGACGCCCGCCCCGGAGGCCGGGTCGGGACACGGAATACTGGCCCCCATGACCCGCTTGATCCTCGCCACCCGCAACGCCGGAAAGATCACCGAGCTGAGGGCCATCCTCGCCGAGGCCGGCCTGCCGCACGAACTGATCGGCGCCGACGCCTTCCCCGACGTCCCCGACGTCAAGGAAACCGGCGTCACCTTCGCCGAGAACGCCCTTCTCAAGGCCCACGCCCTGGCCCAGGCCACCGGCCTGCCCGCCGTCGCCGACGACTCCGGTCTCTGCGTCGACGTCCTCAACGGCTCCCCCGGCATCTTCTCCGCCCGCTGGGCCGGCCGCCACGGCGACGACAAGGCCAACCTCGACCTGCTCCTGGCCCAGCTCTCCGACATCGACGAGGAGCACCGGGGCGCGCACTTCGCCTGCGCGGCCGCGCTGGCCCTCCCGGACGGCACCGAGCGCGTGGTCGAGGGACAGCTGCGGGGCCTGCTGCGGCACGCCCCCGCCGGCACGAACGGCTTCGGCTACGACCCGGTCCTCCAGCCGGAGGGCGAGACCCGCACCTGCGCCGAGCTGAGCCCGGCGGAGAAGAACGCGATCAGCCACCGCGGCAAGGCGTTCCGGGCGCTGGTGCCGGTGGTGCGGGAGCTGCTGGGCTGAGCCCAAAGGAAAGGCTCCGCACCTTTGAATCCAAGGTGCGGAGCCTGTGCGGCCGGTGGGACTCGAACCCACACGGGATTTCTCCCACGGGCTCCTAAGGCCCGCGCGGCTGCCATTACGCCACGGCCGCTCCAAGTGGTCATCGTGCCCCACCGGAAGCGTTCAGTGTAAGGGAGCGCCCGTCGGGCGAGGAGGGGGATTTTCCCCTTCCTCGCCCGACGGGCGCACCAGGTCTCCGTCGACGAGTGGCAATGCCGTCAGGGCATCGGTCCTAGATCCCCAGGTCCTTGATGATCTTGGCCACGTGGCCCGTCGCCTTGACGTTGTACAGGGCGCGTTCGACCTTGCCGTCCTCGTCGACGACCACCGTGGAGCGGATGACGCCGACGACCGTCTTGCCGTAGAGCTTCTTCTCGCCGTAGGCGCCGTAGGCCTCCAGGACCTCCTTGGCGGGGTCGGCGAGGAGGGTGACCTGGAGGGATTCCTGGTCGCGGAACTTGGCCAGCTTCTCCGGCTTGTCGGGGGAGATGCCGATGACGTCGTAGCCGGCGCCGGCCAGGAGGGAGAGGTTGTCGGTGAAGTCGCAGGCCTGCTTGGTGCAGCCGGGCGTCAGGGCCGCGGGGTAGAAGTAGACGATGACCTTGCGGCCCTTGTGGTCCGCAAGGGACACCTCGTTGCCGTCGGCGTCGGGCAGGGTGAAGGCGGGGGCCGCATCCCCGGACTGGAGTCGCTCGCTCATCGCACCAGCCTAACCGGGGGCCCTTGCCGTGCGGTGGGGCCAGAAGCTGACAGACTGTTCAGAACAGCATCAGCAGACCACTTCGGAGGCCGTACGGTGGCGGAGACGTCGGACACCAGAACACCGGCGCAGATCGAGGCGGACATCAAGCGCCGTCGTGACGTGCTGGCCGAGACGCTCGACGAGATCGGGGTGCGGGTGCACCCGAAGACGATCGTCGGGGATGCCAAGGCGAAGGTCGTAGCCGACCTCGATCACACCTTCGGCCGAGCGTACGTCACGGTCAACGGAATGCTCAGCGAGGTGCGGGAGCAGTTCGTGGACGACGACGGCGAGCCCCGGCTGGAGCGGATCGTGCCCGCCGCGCTGGTCGTGGTGGGCGTGGTGGGGCTGATCGCCCTGGGAGCCAGACGGCGCAGGCGCTAGGTCCTGTCGTCAAACTCCTGTCGTCCGCCCGGAGGGCGGGTCTCGCGGCGTCAGGTGCGTTCTCTCGGCGTGCCGGGCCCCGGCCCTCGTACTGGACGTACGTGGGGCGGGGCCCGGTGCGGCGAGAGGGCGTGCATGGCGTCGCGAGGCAGGCAGGAGTTTGACGACAGGGCCTAGGACGACAGGGCCTAGATACGGCGCCCGTCGGGGCGGAAGCCGGACGCGCGGGCCGGGTGGCGGTGAGCCACCCGGGCGCGTACGGGCGCCTCGAAGGCAGGTAGGTTCAGGGGCGTGAGCGCCAACAGAAACCAGCAGGGCACCCCCCAGCACGACAAGCTGCCCATCCGGATGCTGCACGACCGGGTTCTCGTGCGGCAGGAGACCGGTGAGGGCGAGCGGCGGTCGGGCGGCGGCATCCTGATCCCCGCGACCGCGGCGGTCGGGCGCCGGCTGGCCTGGGCCTCGGTCGTGGCGGTCGGCCAGAACGTGCGGACCGTGGAGCCCGGCGACCGCGTCCTGTACGACCCGGAGGACCTGGCCCAGGTCGAGGTGCGGGGCGTGGCGTACGTGCTCATGCGTGAGCGTGATCTGCACGCGGTGGCAGCGGACCGGTTCGAGGGGTCGGAGGACTCCACCGGCCTGTACCTCTGAGCGCCGAGGACTCAGAAGCTCAGAAGCGCTGAAGCGGGCTTACGAGGGCTGAAGCGGGCCGAAGCGGGTCGCGGACGGCCGCGGAGCCGCAGAAGAGCCGCGTTTCAGTGGCCGCTGGTCGCCTTCAGGCCCACCACGGCGACCAGCAGCAGACACACGAAGAAAACCCGGGCCGCGGTGACCGGCTCGCCCAGCACCACCATGCCGAGCACCGCCGCTCCGGCCGCCCCGATCCCCACCCACACGCCGTAGGCCGTGCCGATGGGCAGCGAGCGGGCGGCGTACGAGAGCAGCACCATGCTGGCGACGATTCCGGCGCCGGTGAGCACGCTGGGCAGCGGCCGGGTGAACCCGTCGCTGTACTTCATTCCGATCGACCAGGCCACTTCGAGCAGGCCGGCGACGACAAGCAGAACCCAGGCCACGACAGGCACCTCCGAGACGAACGACGTTTCACCGGGGTGCGTCGTCTTTGCCTGCGTCCCGGTACGGCGCGTCTCGTCGGGCTTGTGCAACTCCTACGAATCTAGCAAAGACATGGCGAAGGGGCTGGTGACCGTGGTCACCAGCCCCTTCGCCGTCGATACAGATACCCGTACCGGTACCGATATCGCTACCGCTACCGGTGTCAGCCGATGAAGCCCTGGCCCACCGGGCCGGCGGTGGTCCCGCCGGCCGCTGTGCCGCCGGTCGCTCCGCCACCGCCGCCGGGTGCCCCGCCTCCGGCGGTGGTCCCGCCGGCCGCGGTGCCGCCGGTCGCGCCCCCTCCGGTGGTGGTGGCGCCGCCGGTCGCGGTGCCTCCGTCGGCCGCCGCTCCGCCGTCGGTGGTCGTGGTGGCGCCGCCGTCGGTGGTGCCGCCGGCCGGAGCGGCGGTGCCGCCGTTGTCCTGGCCGCCGTCACCCGGCGTGGTGCCGGTGGTCGGGGTGCTGGTGCTGCCGCCGTCGTCCTGGCCGGCGGTGGCGCCGGGGGTGGCATCGGGCAGGGTGGCGGGCGCCTCGACCTCGGCGCCCTTCTGGAGCTGGAGGTGGAAGCCGGCGGCCGGCTTGCCCTTCAGCGCGTCGTGCGTGTACTGGGCCCAGATCTTGGTCGGGGGGCCACCGCCGTTCATGCGGGCCTCGCCGAGGGCGTAGTACAGCGACTTGTGCCGGGCCGTGACCGGGTCCTGGCCCATGACGGAGACGACCGTGGCCAGGTCCGGGGTGTACCCGGCGAACCAGGCGGCCGTGTCCAGCTCGGCGGTGCCGGTCTTGCCGGCGGCGGGGCGGCCTGCGGCCTTGGCCGCGATGGCGGTGCCCTTGTCGACCACGCTCTGCAGGACGGAGGTGGTGGTGTCGGCGGCCTCGCGGCTGACGGCCTGCTTGACCCGCTGCTTGGGCAGGGGGACCTCTTCGGTGCCGTCCTTGGTGATCTTCTCGATCATCGTGTACGTGCCGTGCCTGCCGTGGTTGGCGAGCGTCGCGTATGCCTCGGTCATGTCCAGGACGCTGGCGGTGGAGCTGCCGAGGGCGATGGACGGGGTGGGGTAGAGGTCCGGGGTGTCGGCGGGGATGCCGAGGTCGACCGCGGTCTGCTTGACCTTGGCGCCGCCGACGTCGGCGGCCATCTGCGCGTAGACGGAGTTGATCGACAGGTCGGTGGCCATACGGACGTTGACGTTCTTGCCGTAGGACTTCTCGTCCTCGTTCTCCGGGCTGTACGTCTCGCCGTTCCAGCCCTGCACGACGTGCTTGTTGGTGCCGTCGTAGTAGGTGTTCGGCGTGATGGGCTTGCCGTCCTGCGTGGTCGAGCCGTTCTGGACCGCGGAGGTGAACACGAGGGGCTTGAAGGTCGAGCCGACCTGGAAGTCACCGCGGGTGGCGCCGTTGGTGTACTGCTTCACGTAGTCGACGCCGCCGTACATGGCGACGATCTTGCCCGTCCTGGGGTCGATGGAGACACCGCCGGCGCGGACGTAGTTGTCGGCCTTGCGGTTCTTCTTGTCCAGCTTGGACATCAGCTGGTCGTCGACGGCCTTGACGAAGGCGTCCTGCTTGGGCTTCTGGAAGGTGGTGGTGATGCGGTAACCACCTCCCAGCAGCTGCTCCTTGGTGAGGATGTCGTGCTCGGTGAGGTAGTCCTTGACCGCCACGACGAGGTAGCCGCGCTGGCCGGACAGGCCGGTGGAGGCGGTCTGTTCCTTGGGCATGGGGAACTTGATGCCGGCGCGGTCGCCCGCGCTGAGCCAGCCCTTCTTGACCATGCCGTCCAGGACGTAGTTCCAGCGGGCGAGGGCGGCGTGCTTGTTCTCGGGGTGGGCGACGACGTCGTACTCGCTGGGCGCGTTGACGAGCGCGGCGAGGTAGGCGGCACGGGCCGGGTCGAGGTCGACGGCGTCCACGCCGTAGTACGCCTGGGCGGCGGCCTGGATGCCGTAGGCGTTGCGGCCGAAGAAGCTGGTGTTGAGGTAGCCCTGGAGGATCTCGTCCTTGGACTTCTCGCGGTCCAGCTTGACCGAGATGAAGAACTCCTTGGCCTTGCGGGTGACCGTCTGTTCCTGGGCCAGGTAGTAGTTCTTCACGTACTGCTGGGTGATGGTGGAACCGGACTGCTTGCCCTTGCCGAGGGCCGTGTTCCAGCCGGCGCGGAGTATGGCCTTGGGGTCGATGGCGGACTCGGTGTAGAAGTCGCGGTCCTCGGCGGCCAGTACGGCGTGCTGGGCGTTCTTGGAGATCTGGGCGAGGGTGACGTTCTCGCGGTTGATCTGGCCGTCGCGGGCGAGCTGGGAGCCGTCGGCGTAGAGGTAGACGTTGCCCTGGAGGGTGGCGAGGGCGTTGGCCGGCGGGATCTTCACCATCGAGTAGCCGACGAAGAACAGGACGCCGACCGCCACGACACCGAGCACGAAGGTGGCGAGCACCATCCGCCAGGTGGGGATGAGCCGTCGCAGTCCGGTCCGCTTGGGGCGCTTGGGCTTCTTGCCCTTGCCGCCGCCGCTGCCCGTACCGCCGCCGCCCGTACCTCCGGCGGCGCCACCCGCGGCACCACCGGTGGCACCGGCCGCGACACTGGCCGCGGCACCGGGTGCGGTGCCCGCGGCGGCGGGAACGGCTGCCGCGGCTCCGGCGGCCGCGACCGCGCTCGCCATGGCGGCCTTGCGCGCGGCCTTGCTGCCGGCTCCGGCTCCGGCTCCAGTGCCGGCTCCGGTGCCGGTGCCCGTACCCGCAGCGGGGCCGGCGGCGCCCGCCGCGGCCGCGTTGCCGGCCTGACCCGGACGCGCCGGCTCGCCCTGGCGGGGTGCTTCACCCTTCCGGGGCGCGTTCACCCGCCGGAGGACCTGGGTGGTCTCCGGTGCCGGTGTCTCCTTCGCTCCACCCTGGCCGGTTCCGGTCCGGTCCGCCGGAGACGCCTGCGGCGCCTTGACGCGCCGGAGGATCTGGGTGCTCTCCGCCGACTGCGAGGCGTCGGGGGCCTGGGGGCTGCCGGAGCCGGCCGCGGAGGCCTGCCCCTGCCCGGCCGCCGGGCGTCCCGTTCCGGACTGGCCGGACTGGCCCGTCTGGCCCGTCTGGCCGGTCTGGCCGGTCTGGCCGGTCTGTGCCGGGCGGCTCGTCCGGTCCGGGCGCTCGGCGCGGGGACCCGGAACGCCGGGGTTCCGGGCGTCCTGCGACCGGGCGGCCTGGGCGGACCCGGACGACGGCGCCCGGTCGGCCGGCGATGCCCCGGCTTCACCCGGACGGCCTACGCCGCCTCGACCTGCTCCAGATGCTCCGGACACTCCGGACGCCGCGTTCGCCGCGTTCGCCCGGTCCGGCCCGGTTCCCCTGTTCTCGGTCCCGCGGTCCGCCCGGTCACCGGGGCGGGCGGCGGGCCCGCGCCCCTCACCGGAGGTCCCGCGACCCCGCTCGGCCGGGTCGGCACCGCTGCCGGTGCCCTCGCCGGTGCCGGTGTGCTCGTTGTTCCGGGCCCCCTTGCCGGCCTGCTCGGCCCCCTGGGATGTGGCCGGGGCCGCCGGGTCTTCCTGGCGGCCGGGCTCTCCGGGCCCTTCAGCCCGCAGCGGTTGTTTCGATGCCCCGCCCTGGTTCGGCTGCTGCGGCTGCGGCTCGTCGCTCATGTCGTGCACGGACTCCTGTTTCGTCGTACGTTCCCGTACGCCTCGTACGCCTTCTGCGCCCCCTGTTTGAAGACTCTCGCACCTGGCATTCCGTTCCCGGATTCCGGCACGCTTCTGGCACGAAAATGCGTGGCCGTCGGCCGGGCTCCGGACTAGGCTCCTGCGCTTCGGTTGCAAGCAGTCCGAGGAGGTGGACTGGCGTGGGCGCTGGACGGTTGTACACGGCCGTCGCGGCAGGGGGATTCAGACGGTACGCGACGTACCGGATCGCCACTGCGGCAGGGGTGTTCACCAACACCGTCTTCGGGCTGATCCTCGTCTACACATACCGCGCACTGTGGGACGAGAAGCCCCATCTGGGCGGGTACGACCAGGCGCAGGCCATCACCTATGTGTGGCTGGGCCAGGCACTGCTGTCGACGCTCGCGATCGGGGGCGGAGGCGTCGAGGACGAGTTGATGGAACGCATCCGTACGGGGGACGTGGCGATCGACCTGTACCGGCCCGTCGATCTCCAGCTGTGGTGGCTGGCGGCCGATCTCGGCCGCGCCTTCTTCCAGTTGGCGGGGCGTGGCGTGGTCCCGTTCGTCTTCGGCGCGCTGCTGTTCCCGGCGTATCTGCCGAGCAGCGTGGGCAGATGGGCGGCCTTCGCGGTGTCCGTGATGCTGGCGATGCTGGTCGGCTTCGGGATCAGGTTCCTGGTGGCGCTGAGCGCGTTCTGGCTGCTGGACGGTGCCGGGGTGTCCCAAATCGCCTGGCTCGCCGGGTACTTCTGCTCGGGGATGCTGCTGCCGCTGAACGTCTTCCCGGGTGCGCTCGGCGAGGTCGTACGGCTCCTGCCGTGGTCGTCGCTGCTCCAGGCCCCGGCGGATGTGCTGCTGGGGCGGGCGGACCCGCTGGGCACCTATCTGTTCCAGGGGGCGTGGGCGGTGGCGCTGCTGGGTGCGGGGCGGATGCTGCAGTCCGTGGCGACACGGCGGGTGGTGGTCCAGGGTGGGTGAGAGCGGGTGGCGGGCGCGGGTGGCGGCGGGGCTGCGGGCCTACCGGCTGGTCGCGGGGATGTGGATGCGGTCCACGATGGCCTACCGGGCCTCCTTCGCGATGACCGCGGTCGGCAACTTCACGGCGACCTTCTTCGACTTCGTCACGATCATGCTGATGTTCTCCCAGGTGAAGGCCCTGGGTGGCTACTCGTTGACGGAAGTGGCGTTCCTGTACGGGCTGTCGGGGGTGTCCTTCGGGCTGGCCGACCTGTCGATCGGGTCGATGGACCGGCTGGGGCGGCGGGTGCGGGACGGCACGCTGGACACGCTGCTGGTGCGGCCGGCGCCGGTGCTGGCCCAGGTGGCGGCGGACCGGTTCGCGCTGCGGCGGCTGGGCCGGGTGGTGCAGGGTTCACTGGTGCTGGGCTGGTCGCTGAGCCGGCTGGACGTCGACTGGACGGCGGCGAAGCTGCTGCTGGTGCCGGTGACGGTGGTGAGCGGATGCGGGATCTTCTGCGCGGTGTTCGTGGCAGGTGCGGCGTTCCAGTTCGTGGCGCAGGACGCCTCGGAGGTGCAGAACGCCTTCACCTACGGCGGTACGACGCTGCTGCAGTATCCGCCGACGGTGTTCGGGAGGGGGCTGGTGCGCGGGGTGACGTACGTGCTGCCGCTGGCCTTCGTCAACTGGCTGCCCGCCGCGTACGTGCTGGGGCGGCCGTATCCACTGGGGCTGCCGGAATGGGTGGCGTTCACGCCGCCGCTGGTGGCGGTGGGGTGCTGCGCGCTGGCGGGACTGGCCTGGCGGGCGGGACTTCGCACGTATCGGAGCACAGGGAGCTAGCGGATGCGGGACGGCGACATCATCGGTTTCGCGCTGGACGGGGACGTGCGCGCGGACGACGGCTTCATCGTGCTGGAGAAGGTCGAGAAGGTCTTCGAGGTGCGCAAGAAGACCGGGTTCCTCAAGCGGGAGCAGCGGCAGGTGCGGGCGGTGGACTCGATCTCGTTCACGGTGGCGCGCGGCGAGATGGTCGGGTACATCGGTCCGAACGGCGCCGGGAAGTCGACGACGATCAAGATGCTGACCGGCATCCTGACGCCGAGCGCGGGCCGGCTGCGGGTGGCGGGGATCGATCCGTCGCGGGAACGCGCGCGCCTCGCGCAGCGGATCGGGGTGGTGTTCGGGCAGCGGACGACGCTGTGGTGGGATCTGCCGCTGATCGACTCCTACCGGCTGGCACACCGCATGTACCGCATCCCGGACGCCCGTTACCGGGCGAACCTGGACCGCTGTGTGGAACTGCTGGAGCTGGGCGAGCTGTTGGACGTTCCGGTGCGGCAGCTGTCGCTGGGGCAGCGGATGCGCGGGGACATCGCGGCGGCGCTGCTGCACGATCCGGAGGTGCTGTACCTGGACGAGCCGACGATCGGACTGGACGTCGTCTCGAAGGCCAAGGTGCGGGGATTCCTGAAGGAGTTGAACACCGAGCGCGGCACGACGGTGCTGCTGACGACGCACGATCTCCAGGACATCGAGCAGCTCTGCTCGCGGGTGATGGTGATCGACCACGGGCGGCTGATGTACGACGGTCCGCTGGGCGGTCTGCACGAGGCGGGGGACGGCGAGCGGACGCTGGTGGTGGACCTGGAGCGGGAACTGCCGCCGATCGTGGTGCCGGCGGCTCGGGTGGTGCGGGTGGAGGGGCCTCGCCAGTGGCTGGCGTTCCCGGCCGGGCAGTCGGCGGCGCCGCTCGTGGCGCACATCGCGGCCCGGTATCCGCTGGTGGATCTGTCGGTGCGGGAGCCGGACATCGAGGCTGTCATCGCGAAGATGTACGCGGAGAAGGCGGTCTCGTAGGCTGCTGCCATGACCGACGACGCAGTCCCGGACCGCCGTGCCTCCGAAGTCGTTCCGGAGCGCCGCGCCTCCGACGCGGTACCGGTACCGGATCTCCGCGCCTCCGACGCCGATCGTGAGCGGGTCGCCGAGGTGCTGCGGGACGCCGTCGCCGAAGGGCGACTGGACATGGAGGAGTTCGAGGAGCGGCTGGAGGCGGCGTACAAGGCGCGCACCTACGGCGAGTTGGCACCGCTGACCCGTGACCTGCCGGCGGCCGGGGTCTCGGCACCTGCGGTGTCCTTCACCAAGCAGCCGGTGGAGAGCGGCGGTTGGTCGGGGCGGATCGTCGGTGGCGAGGGGTCCTCGACGGGGGCGTTCGCCGTGCTGTCGGGGTTCCAGCGCAAGGGGCGCTGGACGGTGCCGAAGCGGTTCACGTGCTTCGCGTTCTGGGGCGGCGGGGAGATCGATCTGCGGGACGCGGACTTCGCGGACCGCGAGGTCGAGATCAACTGTTTCGCGGTCATGGGCGGTGTGCAGGTGACGGTGCCGCCGGGTGTCGAGGTCGTGGTGCGCGGCATCGGCGTCATGGGCGGTTTCGAGCATCCCCGGTGGGACGAGCGCGGCGAGCCGGGCGCCCCCCGGGTGGTCATCGGCGGCTTCGCCTTCTGGGGCGGCGTGGGCGTGGAGCGCAAACTCCCCCGCGCCGAGCGGCAGCGCCTGAGGGAGCTGCGCCGCCGGGAGCGTCTGGAACGCGGGCGCGGGGAGGTCTGAGCGGGGGCGCCGGCGGGAGAGCCGGGCCCCTTTCACGCATCAGCGGCCGACGGCCGTCCGCGGCCCGGGGTCCGCAGTCCGCAGTCCGCAGTCCGCAGTCCGCAGCCTGCGCCCGTGGCCCCGGTTTCCGGCCCTCCATGCCTGCGCGGTCAACGGCCCCTCACAGCCAGCGGTCCACGTCCCCGCGTCGCTCTACGGCGTGCACACCTTCGTCAGTTCGCCCGCCGCGTCGGTGACGGGGCCGAGGTCGGGGGTGGTGTCGCCCTTGCGGATGGCGGTGCGGACGTCGGTGACGGCCGTGGTCAGGTGGTCGACCGCCTGGTTGATGTCGGTGTCGTCGGTCTTGTCGCCGATCTTCTCGAGGTTCTTCTCGATGGAATCGAGGGCGGCGTCGGCCTGGGTCGGGTCGTTCGCCGCGTTCTCCACGGCCTGCTGGAGGCTGGTGACGCTGTCGGCGATGGAGTCGGCGGTGTGCACGCAGTCCAGGGCCTTGCCC comes from the Streptomyces sp. NBC_00820 genome and includes:
- the rdgB gene encoding RdgB/HAM1 family non-canonical purine NTP pyrophosphatase — its product is MTRLILATRNAGKITELRAILAEAGLPHELIGADAFPDVPDVKETGVTFAENALLKAHALAQATGLPAVADDSGLCVDVLNGSPGIFSARWAGRHGDDKANLDLLLAQLSDIDEEHRGAHFACAAALALPDGTERVVEGQLRGLLRHAPAGTNGFGYDPVLQPEGETRTCAELSPAEKNAISHRGKAFRALVPVVRELLG
- the bcp gene encoding thioredoxin-dependent thiol peroxidase encodes the protein MSERLQSGDAAPAFTLPDADGNEVSLADHKGRKVIVYFYPAALTPGCTKQACDFTDNLSLLAGAGYDVIGISPDKPEKLAKFRDQESLQVTLLADPAKEVLEAYGAYGEKKLYGKTVVGVIRSTVVVDEDGKVERALYNVKATGHVAKIIKDLGI
- a CDS encoding DUF3618 domain-containing protein, whose amino-acid sequence is MAETSDTRTPAQIEADIKRRRDVLAETLDEIGVRVHPKTIVGDAKAKVVADLDHTFGRAYVTVNGMLSEVREQFVDDDGEPRLERIVPAALVVVGVVGLIALGARRRRR
- a CDS encoding co-chaperone GroES — encoded protein: MLHDRVLVRQETGEGERRSGGGILIPATAAVGRRLAWASVVAVGQNVRTVEPGDRVLYDPEDLAQVEVRGVAYVLMRERDLHAVAADRFEGSEDSTGLYL
- a CDS encoding DMT family transporter; its protein translation is MAWVLLVVAGLLEVAWSIGMKYSDGFTRPLPSVLTGAGIVASMVLLSYAARSLPIGTAYGVWVGIGAAGAAVLGMVVLGEPVTAARVFFVCLLLVAVVGLKATSGH
- a CDS encoding transglycosylase domain-containing protein, whose amino-acid sequence is MVLATFVLGVVAVGVLFFVGYSMVKIPPANALATLQGNVYLYADGSQLARDGQINRENVTLAQISKNAQHAVLAAEDRDFYTESAIDPKAILRAGWNTALGKGKQSGSTITQQYVKNYYLAQEQTVTRKAKEFFISVKLDREKSKDEILQGYLNTSFFGRNAYGIQAAAQAYYGVDAVDLDPARAAYLAALVNAPSEYDVVAHPENKHAALARWNYVLDGMVKKGWLSAGDRAGIKFPMPKEQTASTGLSGQRGYLVVAVKDYLTEHDILTKEQLLGGGYRITTTFQKPKQDAFVKAVDDQLMSKLDKKNRKADNYVRAGGVSIDPRTGKIVAMYGGVDYVKQYTNGATRGDFQVGSTFKPLVFTSAVQNGSTTQDGKPITPNTYYDGTNKHVVQGWNGETYSPENEDEKSYGKNVNVRMATDLSINSVYAQMAADVGGAKVKQTAVDLGIPADTPDLYPTPSIALGSSTASVLDMTEAYATLANHGRHGTYTMIEKITKDGTEEVPLPKQRVKQAVSREAADTTTSVLQSVVDKGTAIAAKAAGRPAAGKTGTAELDTAAWFAGYTPDLATVVSVMGQDPVTARHKSLYYALGEARMNGGGPPTKIWAQYTHDALKGKPAAGFHLQLQKGAEVEAPATLPDATPGATAGQDDGGSTSTPTTGTTPGDGGQDNGGTAAPAGGTTDGGATTTTDGGAAADGGTATGGATTTGGGATGGTAAGGTTAGGGAPGGGGGATGGTAAGGTTAGPVGQGFIG
- a CDS encoding ABC transporter permease, whose protein sequence is MGAGRLYTAVAAGGFRRYATYRIATAAGVFTNTVFGLILVYTYRALWDEKPHLGGYDQAQAITYVWLGQALLSTLAIGGGGVEDELMERIRTGDVAIDLYRPVDLQLWWLAADLGRAFFQLAGRGVVPFVFGALLFPAYLPSSVGRWAAFAVSVMLAMLVGFGIRFLVALSAFWLLDGAGVSQIAWLAGYFCSGMLLPLNVFPGALGEVVRLLPWSSLLQAPADVLLGRADPLGTYLFQGAWAVALLGAGRMLQSVATRRVVVQGG
- a CDS encoding ABC transporter permease, giving the protein MGESGWRARVAAGLRAYRLVAGMWMRSTMAYRASFAMTAVGNFTATFFDFVTIMLMFSQVKALGGYSLTEVAFLYGLSGVSFGLADLSIGSMDRLGRRVRDGTLDTLLVRPAPVLAQVAADRFALRRLGRVVQGSLVLGWSLSRLDVDWTAAKLLLVPVTVVSGCGIFCAVFVAGAAFQFVAQDASEVQNAFTYGGTTLLQYPPTVFGRGLVRGVTYVLPLAFVNWLPAAYVLGRPYPLGLPEWVAFTPPLVAVGCCALAGLAWRAGLRTYRSTGS
- a CDS encoding ABC transporter ATP-binding protein is translated as MRDGDIIGFALDGDVRADDGFIVLEKVEKVFEVRKKTGFLKREQRQVRAVDSISFTVARGEMVGYIGPNGAGKSTTIKMLTGILTPSAGRLRVAGIDPSRERARLAQRIGVVFGQRTTLWWDLPLIDSYRLAHRMYRIPDARYRANLDRCVELLELGELLDVPVRQLSLGQRMRGDIAAALLHDPEVLYLDEPTIGLDVVSKAKVRGFLKELNTERGTTVLLTTHDLQDIEQLCSRVMVIDHGRLMYDGPLGGLHEAGDGERTLVVDLERELPPIVVPAARVVRVEGPRQWLAFPAGQSAAPLVAHIAARYPLVDLSVREPDIEAVIAKMYAEKAVS
- a CDS encoding DUF1707 SHOCT-like domain-containing protein, coding for MTDDAVPDRRASEVVPERRASDAVPVPDLRASDADRERVAEVLRDAVAEGRLDMEEFEERLEAAYKARTYGELAPLTRDLPAAGVSAPAVSFTKQPVESGGWSGRIVGGEGSSTGAFAVLSGFQRKGRWTVPKRFTCFAFWGGGEIDLRDADFADREVEINCFAVMGGVQVTVPPGVEVVVRGIGVMGGFEHPRWDERGEPGAPRVVIGGFAFWGGVGVERKLPRAERQRLRELRRRERLERGRGEV